The following proteins are encoded in a genomic region of Chitinophagaceae bacterium:
- a CDS encoding type IX secretion system membrane protein PorP/SprF — protein MKIRIFCLVAIVISCLFTLKEVKAQDIHFSQYFASPLNLNPAMTGNFNGSFRVAGIYRNQYFSVTRPYVTYGGSFDASLFRNQLNFDQMGVGLNVYSDVAGDGNLTTQSATASFAYHKVLDEYNRHSISVGVQGGVVQKRVDVNSLIFESQIDADGNVNTGLPSGENFANTSILYPDFNAGILWQSVISDRALGYGGFSLHHINQPEESFLENSDNRLEHRYVGHGGFDIRVGDYATIMPGFLIMMQSEAREISIGSALGYDLSGNSTVFFGAWHRLQDAIILYTGFEISDLRVGFSYDINTSDLRTASRGNGGLELSLIYIHGMEDRQSITPVRFCPRF, from the coding sequence ATGAAGATTCGCATATTTTGTTTAGTAGCAATAGTAATTAGTTGTCTGTTTACTTTAAAAGAAGTAAAAGCTCAAGACATACATTTTTCACAATATTTTGCATCTCCCCTTAATTTGAACCCTGCAATGACAGGTAATTTTAACGGGAGTTTTCGGGTTGCGGGAATATACAGAAATCAATACTTTTCTGTCACCAGACCATATGTCACTTATGGAGGTTCTTTTGATGCTTCATTATTTAGAAACCAACTCAATTTTGACCAAATGGGTGTCGGCTTAAATGTTTATAGTGACGTAGCCGGAGACGGGAACCTTACAACTCAATCTGCTACCGCTTCTTTTGCATATCACAAGGTGTTGGATGAATATAACAGACACTCTATTTCAGTTGGCGTTCAGGGCGGAGTAGTTCAAAAAAGAGTAGATGTTAACAGTTTAATTTTTGAATCGCAGATTGATGCAGACGGAAACGTGAATACCGGACTGCCTTCCGGTGAAAATTTTGCCAACACTTCTATTTTATATCCTGATTTTAATGCAGGTATTTTATGGCAATCAGTAATTTCTGACAGAGCTTTAGGGTATGGTGGATTTTCATTGCATCACATAAATCAACCGGAAGAGTCATTTCTTGAAAACTCAGATAATAGATTAGAGCACCGTTATGTAGGTCATGGTGGATTTGACATCAGAGTGGGTGATTATGCTACAATAATGCCCGGTTTCCTAATTATGATGCAAAGTGAAGCAAGAGAAATTAGCATAGGTTCTGCTTTAGGCTATGACTTATCCGGAAATTCAACTGTATTTTTTGGTGCCTGGCACAGATTGCAGGATGCAATTATCTTGTATACAGGCTTTGAAATCAGTGACCTGAGAGTAGGCTTCAGCTATGACATAAACACTTCTGACCTTAGAACAGCAAGTCGCGGGAATGGTGGACTTGAACTTTCTCTGATTTATATACACGGTATGGAAGATCGTCAAAGCATTACGCCAGTTCGCTTTTGCCCACGATTTTAA
- a CDS encoding uracil phosphoribosyltransferase: MVHNLSLKNSLASQYMAEIRDAQIQKDRLRYRRNLERLGAIFSIEISKKLEWADKEVVTPLGIANCKVLKEQPVLATILRAGLPLHNGLLDFFDNGDSAFISAFRKHDKSGDFSIKLEYASCPSLENRVLIVSDPMIATGASMVLTIRELFKYGKPKKIHVVTAIASTVGIEHMKKNLPEVHLWAGDIDDELTAKAYIVPGLGDAGDLAFGEKIQD, encoded by the coding sequence ATGGTGCATAACCTTAGCTTGAAAAATTCCTTAGCCTCTCAGTATATGGCCGAAATTCGGGATGCTCAAATTCAAAAAGACCGTCTCAGATACAGGCGAAACCTCGAAAGGCTCGGCGCTATTTTTTCAATTGAAATCAGCAAAAAATTAGAGTGGGCTGATAAAGAAGTTGTAACCCCGCTTGGAATTGCAAATTGTAAAGTTTTAAAAGAACAGCCTGTTCTGGCAACAATTTTAAGAGCGGGACTTCCTTTGCATAACGGATTGCTTGACTTTTTTGATAATGGGGACTCGGCTTTTATTTCTGCTTTTAGAAAACATGATAAAAGTGGCGACTTCTCAATAAAATTAGAATATGCTTCCTGCCCTTCTCTTGAAAATAGAGTTTTAATAGTTTCTGACCCCATGATTGCCACCGGAGCTTCAATGGTTTTAACTATCAGAGAGCTATTCAAATACGGCAAGCCAAAAAAGATACATGTTGTAACAGCAATAGCCTCTACTGTTGGAATTGAACATATGAAGAAAAACCTCCCTGAAGTGCATCTTTGGGCAGGAGATATAGATGATGAGCTGACAGCAAAAGCTTATATAGTTCCCGGATTGGGTGATGCAGGAGATTTGGCTTTTGGAGAAAAAATACAGGATTAG